A genomic window from Flavobacterium johnsoniae includes:
- a CDS encoding DUF4403 family protein: protein MKLTSIITILTAYILLIGCSSSQKLETLKPEPDDASPLIYDISPSFINLPITIKLTDIENQTNAVLNGLIYEDNTIDDDDIEMKIWKQAPIKIQNDPSNPDKKLKTILPLKANIKYRIGTKKLGVELYDVREFNLNGTITLSSEAALTNWKLTTKTEFKSIDWSESPTMNVFGKNMPITYLINPAISIFKNKLEKKIDEAIEKSMDFKPNVLQAVEKICTPFQMSETYESWLRIVPIEIYSTNAKLKNDSFLLDMGMKCNMETIVGKQPESKFNANKIVLKPATKIPNQISANIAAISSYVDASKIMTKNFAGQEFGSGSKKVTVKNVSIWHKNGKMVIALDVLGSINGTLYLNGFPQYNPQTKEIYFDKLDYVLDTKSKLMRTASWLGQGYILRKMEESCRYSIQPNLEEGKKSMAGYLKNYSPMPGVFVNGKMEDIQFDKIQLTNQAIIAFIKINGTVNVSVNGLK, encoded by the coding sequence ATGAAACTTACTTCAATCATTACAATACTTACTGCCTATATCTTGCTTATAGGCTGTTCTTCCTCTCAAAAATTAGAAACATTAAAGCCAGAACCAGACGATGCAAGTCCGCTGATTTACGACATTAGCCCTTCATTTATCAATCTGCCGATTACTATAAAATTGACTGATATTGAAAACCAAACCAATGCAGTTTTAAACGGATTGATTTATGAAGACAATACGATTGATGATGATGATATCGAAATGAAAATTTGGAAACAAGCTCCAATCAAAATTCAAAACGATCCTTCAAATCCAGATAAAAAACTTAAAACGATTTTACCGCTTAAAGCGAATATTAAATATCGAATCGGAACCAAAAAACTAGGCGTAGAATTGTACGATGTTAGAGAGTTTAATTTAAATGGAACTATCACATTGTCTAGCGAAGCTGCTTTGACAAATTGGAAACTTACCACAAAAACTGAATTTAAATCTATCGATTGGAGCGAAAGCCCAACTATGAACGTTTTTGGTAAAAATATGCCGATTACCTATTTAATTAATCCAGCAATTTCTATTTTTAAAAATAAATTAGAAAAGAAAATTGATGAAGCAATTGAAAAATCAATGGATTTCAAACCGAATGTTCTTCAGGCTGTCGAAAAAATTTGCACTCCTTTTCAAATGAGCGAGACTTACGAAAGCTGGTTAAGAATTGTTCCTATCGAAATTTATTCGACTAATGCCAAACTTAAAAACGATTCATTTTTATTAGACATGGGAATGAAGTGCAACATGGAAACAATTGTTGGCAAACAACCGGAATCAAAATTTAATGCAAATAAAATTGTTTTAAAACCTGCTACGAAAATTCCAAACCAAATTTCCGCCAACATTGCCGCAATTTCAAGTTATGTAGATGCTTCGAAGATTATGACCAAGAATTTTGCCGGACAAGAATTTGGATCTGGCAGCAAAAAAGTAACAGTGAAAAATGTATCGATTTGGCATAAAAACGGAAAAATGGTTATTGCGCTTGATGTTTTAGGATCAATAAACGGAACACTTTACTTAAATGGATTTCCACAATATAATCCTCAAACTAAAGAAATTTATTTTGACAAACTAGATTATGTGTTAGATACCAAAAGTAAATTAATGAGAACTGCAAGCTGGCTCGGACAAGGATACATTTTACGAAAAATGGAAGAAAGCTGCAGATATTCCATTCAACCCAATTTAGAAGAAGGCAAAAAAAGCATGGCAGGTTACTTGAAAAATTATTCTCCAATGCCAGGTGTTTTTGTAAATGGAAAAATGGAAGATATACAGTTTGATAAAATTCAGTTAACTAATCAGGCCATTATCGCTTTCATCAAAATAAATGGAACGGTCAATGTTTCTGTAAATGGATTGAAATAA
- a CDS encoding ABC transporter ATP-binding protein has translation MIEIKDLHKSYKMGSSELHVLKGINFNIEEGELVAIMGSSGSGKSTLLNILGILDEADSGSYILDKTPIKKLNETIASRYRNKFLGFVFQSFNLINYKSALDNVAMPLYYQGIKRKERYEIAMKYLEKVGLGTHSHHLPSELSGGQKQRVAIARALASNPKVLLADEPTGALDTKTSYEVMELIQGINDEGKTILIVTHEPDIAAMCKRNVVLKDGLIIDDKKVEQVRASSYV, from the coding sequence ATGATTGAAATTAAAGATTTACACAAGTCCTACAAAATGGGAAGTTCCGAATTGCACGTATTAAAAGGTATAAATTTTAATATCGAAGAAGGTGAATTAGTTGCAATCATGGGTTCATCTGGTTCTGGTAAATCGACACTCTTAAATATCTTAGGAATTTTGGATGAAGCAGATTCTGGAAGTTATATTTTAGATAAAACACCAATTAAAAAATTAAACGAAACCATTGCTTCAAGATATCGAAACAAATTCTTAGGTTTTGTTTTTCAGTCTTTTAATTTAATCAATTATAAAAGTGCATTAGATAACGTTGCAATGCCTTTATATTATCAAGGTATAAAGAGGAAAGAGCGTTATGAGATTGCCATGAAATATTTAGAAAAAGTGGGTTTAGGAACTCATTCGCATCATTTACCAAGTGAACTTTCTGGAGGACAGAAACAGCGTGTGGCTATAGCTAGAGCATTGGCTTCGAATCCGAAAGTTTTGTTGGCAGATGAGCCTACAGGAGCTCTTGATACGAAAACTTCTTACGAAGTAATGGAACTTATTCAGGGAATTAATGATGAAGGAAAAACAATTCTGATTGTTACACACGAACCTGATATTGCTGCAATGTGCAAAAGAAACGTAGTCCTGAAAGACGGACTTATTATTGACGATAAAAAAGTAGAACAAGTTAGAGCTTCGTCTTATGTTTAA
- a CDS encoding ABC transporter permease: MFNIERWQEIFEAISKNRLRTFLTGISVASGIFILVILLGAGKGLQNGIEKQFERDAAGIIEVWSGTTTKEYKGLNPGRQIQFRNSDYNQSVQKFEDKLDLRASTQNYWGQSFAYGKESGNYQYRGVNPDYGGIENLTIVQGRYVNAKDIESNAKVAVIGMKLKTDLLKDKNAIGEEILINNISFKVVGVFTDPGGEREETRAYLPLTTVQKTFGAGDKISNLFFTLKKTDNYDEALAQSEKFTQDLKNLLKSKNMVAPEDDSGIGAYNSVKDAKQFYDLNLYIRLFFWWVGICTIIAGVVGVSNIMLIIVKERTKEIGIRKALGASPFSIISMILHESIFITTIAGFVGLLGSLLLLEFVGPMVQSEFFRNPEVDFSVALTTLVLLVFAGAMAGFFPAYRAAKIKPIVALRDE; encoded by the coding sequence ATGTTTAATATCGAACGTTGGCAGGAAATATTTGAAGCCATTTCTAAAAACCGTTTAAGAACGTTCTTAACCGGAATTTCTGTGGCTTCGGGAATCTTCATTTTAGTGATTTTACTTGGAGCGGGTAAAGGTCTTCAGAACGGAATTGAAAAACAATTTGAACGTGATGCTGCCGGAATTATTGAAGTTTGGTCTGGAACAACAACTAAAGAGTATAAAGGATTAAATCCTGGACGTCAAATTCAGTTTAGAAATAGCGATTACAATCAATCTGTTCAAAAGTTTGAAGATAAATTAGATTTGAGAGCTTCGACACAGAATTATTGGGGGCAGTCTTTTGCTTATGGTAAAGAATCTGGTAATTATCAGTATCGTGGCGTTAATCCAGATTATGGCGGAATTGAAAATTTAACCATTGTTCAAGGTCGTTATGTAAATGCTAAAGACATAGAAAGTAATGCAAAAGTGGCTGTTATCGGAATGAAATTGAAAACAGATTTGCTTAAAGATAAAAATGCTATCGGAGAAGAAATCTTAATCAATAATATTAGTTTCAAAGTAGTGGGAGTTTTTACCGATCCAGGAGGAGAAAGAGAAGAAACTCGTGCGTATCTGCCATTGACTACTGTTCAGAAAACGTTTGGTGCGGGAGATAAGATTAGCAATTTGTTTTTTACATTAAAAAAGACAGATAACTATGATGAAGCATTGGCGCAATCTGAAAAGTTTACACAAGACTTAAAAAACCTGCTGAAAAGCAAAAACATGGTTGCTCCTGAAGATGATAGTGGTATTGGTGCGTATAATTCTGTTAAAGATGCCAAACAGTTTTATGACTTGAATTTATATATCAGACTCTTTTTCTGGTGGGTTGGTATTTGTACCATTATTGCTGGAGTTGTAGGAGTTAGTAATATTATGCTAATTATAGTGAAAGAACGTACAAAAGAAATTGGAATTAGAAAAGCACTTGGCGCTTCGCCATTTTCTATCATTTCTATGATTCTTCACGAATCGATATTTATTACAACAATTGCTGGTTTTGTTGGTTTACTTGGAAGTTTGCTATTGTTAGAATTTGTTGGGCCAATGGTTCAGAGCGAATTTTTTAGAAATCCAGAAGTAGATTTTAGTGTGGCATTAACCACCTTAGTATTGCTTGTTTTTGCAGGCGCAATGGCTGGATTTTTCCCAGCTTACAGAGCGGCCAAAATTAAACCTATTGTAGCACTTAGAGACGAATAA
- a CDS encoding ABC transporter permease: protein MFSKDNWDEILQALTANVFRTILTAFGVFWGIFILVILLAAGNGLENGVKKGFDGIATNTMFMWSQTTSKAYKGLPKIRRYDFRNSDVAALKQAIPDLLYVSPRNQLGDFNGTNNVVRGTKTSAFTIYGDYPELIKQQPMDIIKGRFVNQQDINERRKVAVIGKGVISELYGKEEEAVGTYIKINGINFMVVGVYRSKQQGGNAEQEQKNIFIPFTTFQQAFNYGDKVGWMALTAKDESSITELKPKILEIIKALHSVNPTDERAVGNFDLYEQFNKVQSLFNILKVIAYFVGTLVLISGVIGISNIMLIVVKERTKEIGIRRALGATPANIRAQILSESIFLTIISGMLGIAVATGIIALLNMALDSMPPGGDTMFANPSVDLRVVFVALLILVGSGLLAGFIPAQTAINVKPVDALRTE from the coding sequence ATGTTTAGTAAAGATAATTGGGACGAAATTTTACAGGCTTTAACAGCAAATGTATTCAGAACGATACTGACTGCTTTTGGTGTGTTTTGGGGAATATTTATTTTGGTAATATTACTTGCAGCAGGAAATGGTCTGGAAAATGGTGTGAAAAAAGGATTTGATGGAATTGCCACAAATACAATGTTTATGTGGAGTCAGACAACGTCTAAAGCATACAAAGGTTTGCCAAAAATACGTCGTTACGATTTTAGAAATAGCGATGTCGCAGCGTTAAAACAAGCGATACCTGATTTGTTGTATGTTTCGCCGAGAAATCAACTTGGAGATTTTAACGGAACAAATAATGTTGTTAGAGGAACAAAAACTTCTGCTTTTACAATTTATGGCGATTATCCAGAATTGATTAAGCAACAGCCAATGGACATTATTAAAGGGCGTTTTGTAAATCAGCAAGATATTAATGAACGAAGAAAAGTAGCTGTAATCGGGAAAGGCGTTATTAGCGAACTTTACGGAAAAGAAGAAGAAGCTGTTGGAACTTATATAAAGATTAATGGGATTAATTTTATGGTTGTTGGAGTTTACAGGTCTAAACAGCAAGGAGGAAATGCCGAACAAGAGCAAAAGAATATTTTTATTCCATTTACAACCTTTCAGCAGGCTTTCAACTATGGAGATAAAGTTGGTTGGATGGCATTGACGGCAAAAGATGAATCTTCTATAACAGAGTTAAAACCAAAAATTTTAGAGATTATTAAAGCTTTACATTCAGTTAATCCGACGGATGAGCGTGCAGTCGGGAATTTTGACTTGTATGAGCAATTTAACAAAGTGCAAAGTCTATTTAATATCCTAAAAGTGATTGCTTATTTTGTTGGAACCTTAGTTCTGATTTCTGGAGTAATCGGAATTTCTAATATCATGCTTATTGTGGTTAAAGAACGTACAAAAGAAATTGGAATTAGAAGAGCTTTAGGAGCAACACCAGCAAATATTAGAGCGCAAATATTATCAGAATCTATATTTTTAACCATTATTTCTGGAATGCTAGGAATAGCCGTCGCCACAGGAATCATTGCACTTTTAAACATGGCGTTAGATTCCATGCCCCCCGGCGGAGACACTATGTTTGCAAATCCGAGTGTAGATTTAAGAGTAGTGTTTGTGGCGTTATTAATATTAGTAGGTTCAGGATTGCTTGCCGGATTTATTCCAGCCCAGACTGCCATTAATGTTAAACCAGTAGATGCTTTAAGAACAGAATAA
- a CDS encoding efflux RND transporter periplasmic adaptor subunit codes for MKKGVTVTILIFIAIVFFGALYYLYAKNQEPPVVFKTEKAEIKTIVKNTIATGNIQPDEEVLIKPNISGIIEEVYIKAGEKIKAGDMIAKIRVVANVSNVSSTQNQVTTAKIALDNQEKLYKRQKTLFEKDVISANDFDAAQVAYNQAKQTYLAAKQSLDIVKTGTTSSFGTYANTLIRSTVNGMVLDVPVKVGNQVIESNNFNEGTTIASVADVGRMIFIGKIDESEVGKIKEKMPIEITIGAIENKKFEAVLNYIAPKGVTENGAIQFEIKAQMINRDDTFIRAGLSANASIILEKADKILAIKESLVQFDKKTQKPYVEIETAPQKFQRKDLVLGVSDGIYVQVKSGIKDTDKIKIWNQGLINETDKEKK; via the coding sequence ATGAAAAAAGGAGTAACGGTAACCATTTTAATATTTATTGCAATTGTATTTTTTGGCGCACTTTATTATTTGTATGCTAAAAATCAAGAACCGCCAGTTGTATTTAAAACGGAGAAAGCAGAAATTAAAACTATCGTAAAGAATACCATTGCGACAGGAAATATTCAGCCTGATGAGGAAGTTCTAATCAAACCAAATATCTCAGGAATTATTGAAGAAGTTTATATTAAAGCGGGAGAAAAAATCAAAGCGGGAGATATGATTGCTAAAATTAGAGTTGTAGCAAATGTTTCTAATGTAAGCAGTACTCAAAATCAAGTTACAACGGCAAAAATTGCTTTAGATAATCAAGAAAAACTTTATAAAAGACAAAAAACATTGTTTGAAAAAGATGTTATTTCTGCAAATGATTTTGATGCCGCTCAAGTTGCTTACAATCAGGCAAAACAAACTTACTTGGCTGCAAAACAAAGTTTAGATATTGTGAAAACAGGAACAACTTCTTCATTCGGAACTTATGCAAATACTTTGATTCGTTCGACAGTAAACGGAATGGTTCTAGATGTTCCAGTAAAAGTTGGGAATCAGGTAATTGAAAGTAATAATTTTAACGAAGGAACAACAATTGCTAGTGTTGCAGATGTTGGAAGAATGATTTTTATTGGAAAAATCGATGAATCTGAAGTTGGAAAAATCAAAGAAAAAATGCCAATTGAAATCACAATTGGAGCTATCGAAAATAAAAAATTTGAAGCAGTTTTAAACTACATAGCACCAAAAGGAGTAACTGAAAATGGCGCAATTCAGTTTGAAATAAAAGCGCAGATGATCAATAGAGATGATACTTTTATCAGAGCTGGATTGAGTGCAAATGCTTCTATTATTTTAGAAAAAGCAGATAAAATTCTAGCTATTAAGGAATCATTGGTTCAATTTGACAAAAAAACACAAAAGCCTTATGTGGAAATTGAAACAGCTCCGCAAAAATTTCAGAGAAAAGATTTGGTTCTTGGAGTTAGCGACGGAATCTACGTTCAAGTTAAAAGTGGGATAAAAGATACAGATAAAATTAAAATCTGGAATCAAGGCTTAATTAATGAAACGGATAAGGAAAAAAAATAA
- a CDS encoding TolC family protein, with protein MKINKYNSLVFAMLFGFGLTSQAQSKKWTLEECVRYALENNITIKLTELDLKSAAIDKKGAIGNYLPAVNANASHSWNIGLNQNITTGLLENQTTQYSSVGASVGVDIYKGLQNQNNLRRANLSIVASKYQLLKMQEDISLNVASAFLQILSNKEDLKVKKEQLAIDEKRYTRSEEMVNAGTIPRGDLFDLKATVATDKQNIAVSENNLLISKLSLAQLLQLKEFADFDVVEDNKLDDQNNILSQSPIEIYDKAKEIRTDLKLAQTNLEIAEKNVAIAKGAYQPTLSAFYNFNTRASYSDIITGSTLNTANPTTQIGYVEGTNQPVLRDNYSSVLGNAQPILDQFNDNKGQSFGLQLSVPIFNGFSARNNVERNKVSLEKSKIDLEQKSLDLQRNVYTAFTDAKAALNTYEASTVTLEARQQAYNFAKEKYDVGLMNAFDFTQAQTLLTNAQSDVIRTKYDYMFKIKILEFYFGIPIVPIITK; from the coding sequence ATGAAAATAAATAAATATAATAGTCTGGTTTTTGCGATGTTATTCGGTTTCGGATTAACTAGCCAAGCGCAATCAAAAAAATGGACTTTGGAAGAATGTGTTCGATACGCATTAGAAAATAATATTACGATAAAATTGACAGAGTTAGATTTGAAATCTGCTGCAATTGATAAAAAAGGTGCAATTGGAAATTATCTTCCGGCTGTAAATGCAAATGCATCTCACTCTTGGAATATCGGTTTGAACCAGAATATTACCACAGGTTTACTTGAAAACCAAACTACACAATATTCTTCTGTAGGAGCTTCTGTAGGAGTTGATATTTACAAAGGACTTCAAAATCAGAATAATTTAAGAAGAGCAAATCTTTCTATTGTCGCTTCAAAATATCAATTGTTAAAAATGCAAGAGGATATTTCTTTGAATGTTGCAAGCGCATTTCTACAAATTTTATCTAATAAAGAAGATTTAAAAGTTAAAAAAGAACAATTAGCGATTGATGAAAAACGCTATACACGTTCTGAAGAAATGGTAAATGCCGGAACAATTCCGCGTGGAGATTTGTTCGATTTAAAAGCAACGGTTGCTACTGACAAGCAAAATATTGCAGTTTCTGAAAATAACTTATTGATTTCGAAATTAAGTTTAGCGCAGCTTTTGCAATTAAAAGAATTTGCTGATTTTGATGTAGTTGAGGATAATAAATTGGATGATCAAAATAATATTTTATCGCAATCTCCAATTGAAATTTATGATAAAGCGAAAGAAATTAGAACAGATTTAAAATTAGCACAAACCAACCTTGAAATTGCAGAAAAAAATGTCGCTATAGCAAAAGGAGCTTATCAACCAACATTAAGTGCTTTTTATAATTTTAATACCAGAGCGAGTTATTCTGATATCATAACAGGTTCTACTTTAAACACAGCAAATCCAACGACTCAGATTGGATATGTAGAAGGAACAAATCAGCCAGTTTTAAGAGATAATTATTCGTCTGTTTTAGGTAATGCACAGCCTATTTTGGATCAGTTTAATGATAACAAAGGACAATCTTTTGGATTACAGCTTTCTGTTCCGATTTTTAATGGTTTTTCGGCACGAAATAATGTTGAAAGAAATAAGGTAAGTTTAGAGAAATCTAAAATAGATTTAGAACAAAAAAGTTTAGATTTACAGCGTAATGTTTATACTGCATTTACAGATGCAAAAGCAGCTTTAAACACTTACGAGGCTTCGACAGTTACTTTAGAAGCTAGACAGCAAGCATATAATTTCGCTAAAGAAAAATATGATGTAGGTTTGATGAACGCATTTGATTTTACGCAAGCGCAAACATTGCTGACTAATGCACAATCTGATGTAATTCGAACAAAATACGATTACATGTTTAAAATTAAAATACTTGAATTTTATTTCGGAATTCCAATTGTTCCAATTATTACAAAATAA
- a CDS encoding efflux RND transporter periplasmic adaptor subunit, with protein sequence MSKKTIYFLVGGAVVLIIALIGLSKAGVIGNKEEGKEVETAKVMASTIVETVSATGKIQPEIEVKISPEVSGEIILLNVKEGQVVKKGELLVKINPDLYTSSYNRSVSNLSGSKAGLTQSEASFKEAKANYDRNKTLYDKGVISRSDWDKAIASFEVAKATKQNSYYNVQSASASVNEARDNLGRTTIYSPADGTISVLNVELGERVLGTQQMAGTELLRVANLNNMEVEVDVNENDIVKIKIGDEANVEVDAYLKKKFKGIVTSISNSASTTLTSDQVTNFKVKVRILKESYQDLLEGKPNTYSPFRPGMTATVDIITTTKSNVLAVPISSVVVKSDTTAVKEITIEVPDDEKKTAPKNDKKFECVFVKVGDKAQIRVIKTGIQDDTNIEVMSGLKAGDVVITGPYTTVSKDLNSGDKVKLKKAEAPKK encoded by the coding sequence ATGTCAAAAAAAACAATTTATTTCTTAGTAGGTGGAGCTGTAGTGCTCATTATAGCTTTAATCGGTCTTTCTAAGGCAGGAGTAATAGGAAATAAGGAAGAAGGAAAAGAAGTAGAAACAGCAAAAGTAATGGCTTCAACAATTGTTGAAACGGTTTCTGCAACAGGTAAGATTCAACCAGAAATTGAAGTTAAAATTTCGCCAGAAGTTTCGGGAGAAATTATTTTGCTAAATGTAAAAGAAGGACAAGTTGTTAAAAAAGGAGAATTATTAGTAAAAATTAATCCTGATTTATATACTTCTAGCTATAATCGTTCAGTTTCTAATTTATCTGGTTCTAAAGCTGGCTTAACACAGTCTGAGGCGAGCTTTAAAGAAGCTAAAGCTAATTATGATCGTAATAAAACATTGTACGACAAAGGTGTAATTTCGAGATCGGATTGGGATAAGGCAATCGCATCTTTTGAAGTAGCAAAAGCAACAAAGCAGAATTCCTACTATAATGTTCAAAGTGCTTCTGCTTCGGTAAATGAAGCCAGAGATAATTTAGGTCGTACAACTATTTATTCTCCGGCAGACGGAACAATTTCTGTTTTGAATGTGGAATTAGGAGAAAGAGTTTTGGGAACACAACAAATGGCAGGAACAGAGCTTCTACGTGTAGCAAACCTTAATAATATGGAGGTTGAAGTAGACGTAAACGAAAATGATATTGTAAAAATTAAAATTGGAGACGAAGCAAATGTTGAAGTAGATGCCTATTTAAAAAAGAAGTTTAAAGGAATTGTAACTAGCATTTCTAACTCAGCAAGTACAACACTTACTTCAGATCAGGTAACTAATTTCAAAGTAAAAGTTCGTATTTTAAAAGAATCTTATCAGGATCTTTTGGAAGGAAAACCAAATACATATTCGCCTTTTAGACCAGGAATGACCGCAACGGTTGATATTATTACAACAACAAAATCGAATGTTTTGGCAGTGCCTATCAGTTCTGTTGTTGTAAAATCGGATACTACAGCGGTAAAAGAAATTACCATAGAAGTTCCAGACGATGAGAAAAAAACAGCTCCAAAGAATGATAAAAAATTCGAGTGTGTTTTTGTGAAAGTGGGTGACAAAGCTCAAATAAGAGTAATTAAAACAGGAATTCAAGACGATACAAATATTGAGGTAATGTCTGGATTAAAAGCTGGCGATGTTGTTATTACTGGACCTTATACAACTGTTTCTAAAGATCTTAATTCTGGAGATAAGGTAAAACTTAAAAAAGCAGAAGCTCCTAAAAAATAA